In one Halichondria panicea chromosome 4, odHalPani1.1, whole genome shotgun sequence genomic region, the following are encoded:
- the LOC135334994 gene encoding uncharacterized protein LOC135334994 codes for MYTVLVKATRAPRGILLIKSLCYQSVRARALSVSWTVLSGEEGASHFKNSSIKHPLSSKLTSNENVPVENAENATGDRSDSYSLPHPIWSAAEVDGVEVTHRPPTDRVDKAAFYTMKLMRFMFDLFSGYGWGKWRGTLSERKWIKRFIFLETVAGVPGMMGAMIRHMNSLRYMERDHGWIHTLLEEAENERMHLLTFLELRRPGPLFKAMVICSQGVFVTLFGAAYFINARFCHRFVGYLEEEAVITYTHCIQCMDKGDLPMWSKMAAPSIAVNYWNLKEDAMMRDVLLAIRADEAHHRVVNHTLGSISPDDDNPYGPGR; via the exons TCAGTACGAGCTCGAGCTCTCAGTGTCAGCTGGACGGTGTTGTCCGGAGAGGAGGGGGCCTCTCATTTCAAGAACTCGTCCATTAAACACCCCCTGTCAA GCAAGCTTACGTCTAACGAGAATGTTCCTGTTGAGAATGCTGAGAATGCCACAGGCGATCGCAGCGACTCGTACTCACTACCTCACCCGATTTGGAGTGCGGCCGAAGTGGATGGGGTGGAGGTAACCCACCGGCCCCCCACAGATAGGGTTGACAAG GCTGCCTTCTATACTATGAAGTTGATGCGCTTTATGTTCGATCTATTCTCTGGATATGGTTGGGGCAAGTGGAGGGGTACGCTGAGTGAGAGGAAGTGGATCAAACGTTTTATCTTCTTAGAGACGGTTGCCGGGGTCCCAG GTATGATGGGGGCTATGATAAGACATATGAATTCCTTACGTTATATGGAGCGTGACCACGGGTGGATTCACACATTGCTAGAGGAAGCTGAGAATGAGCGAATGCATCTTCTAACCTTCCTAGAGCTGCGGAGACCCGGGCCATTATTTAAAGCAATGGTTATCTGCAGCCAAG GTGTGTTTGTGACTCTGTTTGGGGCAGCCTATTTCATAAATGCTCGTTTTTGCCATCGCTTTGTTGGCTATCTCGAGGAGGAAGCCGTCATCACCTACACTCACTGTATCCAG TGTATGGACAAAGGTGATCTTCCCATGTGGTCCAAAATGGCAGCCCCTTCCATAGCAGTGAACTACTGGAACCTCAag GAGGATGCAATGATGCGTGACGTGTTGTTAGCCATCCGAGCAGACGAGGCTCATCACAGGGTTGTCAACCACACACTCGGCAGCATCAGCCCTGACGATGACAACCCATATGGCCCTGGGAGGTGA
- the LOC135334983 gene encoding P-selectin-like, producing MMWSRAAPTCDVLCPREPLSNGMVTYSTSRSDGPPPVGAVATYSCDTGYELSGASTRNCVAVSGWSPSLPVCNLVDCNGLSNPTNGQVSTSSGTTFMMTATYTCNDGYMRIGSENITCGSDRNWTPEAPTCEPVDCGVLTDPSNGAINISSGTTFMMTATYTCNTGYTLIGANTRTCGSDGQWTPDAPTCLQLLAVITSSSVPMAGQSFSLTCSLTGGASLQPTLSYQWTRDGGSLMTSTATLNFDTLNLSDAGIYSCQVILTSSQLEGGHTVAAHYTIKFMALNIQLRLDGITDCEVFIVSETMAKATDITNRLSQGIEGLCACGFSPSLLTDEFINCFDGSSSHVTYRAVLTGTETVSAVELISLIERWISDTSSIIVQSTRLGLTNTCPVVITDRDSPECPEDITNRTTATPTESVVVNVGAVAGGVAGGVLAIAVLVMIVIVVMLRQRRSGSQDMSDERTGSQPTELPPVVTSHLPSHDFEELSELEEEGAYEVVDPPPPARGNFQLTACAAYAPINFNTENK from the exons ATGATGTGGAGTAGAGCTGCACCAACTTGTGATG TCCTGTGTCCTCGTGAGCCCCTCTCCAATGGAATGGTGACCTACTCCACTTCTAGATCTGATGGCCCTCCACCAGTTGGAGCAGTGGCCACTTACtcttgtgacactggctatGAACTGAGTGGTGCTAGTACGAGGAATTGTGTGGCTGTCAGTGGATGGAGTCCATCTCTACCTGTTTGCAATC TTGTTGATTGCAATGGTCTCTCTAATCCAACCAATGGACAAGTCagtacatcctctggaaccaccttcatgatgactgctacctacacatGTAATGATGGATACATGCGTATTGGTAGTGAGAACATAACGTGTGGGAGTGATAGAAACTGGACTCCAGAAGCTCCAACCTGCGAAC ctgttgactgtggtgtCCTCACTGACCCCTCCAATGGAGCAATAAACatatcctctggaaccaccttcatgatgactgctacctacacctgtaacactggatacactctcattGGAGCAAACACtcggacttgtgggagtgatggacaGTGGACTCCAGATGCTCCAACCTGTTTAC AGCTCCTAGCTGTGATCACCTCCAGTAGTGTTCCAATGGCTGGTCAGAGTTTCTCCCTCACTTGTTCCCTGACTGGAGGGGCCTCTCTACAACCCACCCTCTCCTACCAGTGGACGAGGGACGGAGGGTCACTCATGACCAGCACAGCAACCCTCAATTTTGACACTCTCAACTTGTCAGAcgctggtatatacagctgtCAGGTCATCCTTACTTCCAGTCAGCTTGAAGGGGGACACACTGTAGCTGCTCACTACACCATTAAGTTCATGG CACTCAACATTCAACTCCGTCTGGATGGAATAACAGACTGTGAGGTGTTCATTGTGTCCGAGACAATGGCCAAAGCCACTGACATCACTAACAGACTATCTCAAGGTATTGAAGGATTGTGTGCTTGTGGGTTCAGCCCCTCCCTTCTCACTGACGAGTTCATCAATTGTTTTGATGGTTCCtctagtcatgtgacctacagAGCTGTACTGACTGGAACAGAAACTGTATCTGCTGTGGAACTAATTTCTTTAATTGAACGATGGATCAGCGACACTTCAAGCATCATAGTACAAAGTACCCGACTTGGTTTGACAAACACTTGCCCTGTGGTGATCACTGACAGAGACAGTCCAGAGTGCCCTGAGGACATCACTAATCGAACAACTGCTACACCCACAGAGAGTGTAGTGGTCAATGTTGGTGCAGTGGCTGGTGGGGTGGCTGGTGGAGTCTTGGCCATTGCTGTGCTAGTTATGATTGTAATAGTAGTTATGTTGAGGCAACGGAGGTCTGGATCCCAGGACATGAGTGATGAGAGGACAGGTAGCCAACCAACAGA ACTACCCCCAGTGGTGACGAGTCATCTCCCCTCCCATGATTTCGAGGAGTTGAGTGAACTGGAAGAGGAGGGTGCCTATGAGGTGGTGGACCCCCCTCCTCCTGCACGAGGAAACTTCCAGCTCACTGCCTGTGCAGCTTATGCACCCATTAACTTCAACACAGAGAACAAATAG
- the LOC135334982 gene encoding iduronate 2-sulfatase-like yields the protein MPQGKKLSILVTLLVTSCVFKTTAGLKDVLFIAVDDLRPDLGTYGIDVVKSPNIDKLASESLVFDRAYCQVAMCSPSRASLLTGRRPDTNHVWKIAGDEYWRTTTNATTIPQYFKENGYVSAGIGKIFHPGSPSGNDDIQYSWSVPYFHAPADTTGNNPSWHSFDNNATNLQDGKLVDYTITTMKEIKENRTKGDNRPFFLALGIHKPHLPFFCAEKYFDMYPPAEQIEPPKNTDVPKNFPPIARGLCAINRFNDTKEFFPHFNKCKTDVQESFHGKDCQIPLNYTRVLRRAYYSCVSQTDALIGEVINEMTSLGLADDTIIVLWGDHGWQLGEHNHWCKMSNFEDATRVPFMLRVPGVTDKGMRTSALVELIDIFPTITELAGIKVPPMCPVGNKQPLVCVEGTSLTPLLQNPNMDFKKAAFSQFPRPYYGMSVIPDEPVFDSESEENVMGYSIRVDQYRFTEWYRFNHITATPNFTDIWGTELYNHTEPTMSFNDENENMAGDSDKQDLVESLRKILQAGWRAAMP from the coding sequence ATGCCTCAGGGGAAGAAGCTCAGTATCTTAGTTACCCTGCTTGTAACTAGCTGTGTTTTCAAAACAACTGCTGGTTTGAAGGATGTATTGTTTATTGCTGTGGATGATTTGAGACCCGACCTCGGTACTTATGGAATTGATGTTGTGAAGTCTCCAAACATTGACAAGCTAGCTTCCGAGTCACTTGTGTTTGATAGAGCGTACTGTCAGGTAGCAATGTGTTCGCCATCTCGAGCTTCTCTGCTAACTGGAAGACGTCCAGACACTAATCATGTTTGGAAGATAGCTGGTGACGAATATTGGAGGACAACTACGAATGCTACAACTATTCCTCAGTACTTCAAGGAGAATGGGTATGTGAGTGCTGGAATAGGAAAGATATTTCACCCTGGTTCCCCAAGTGGAAATGATGATATACAATACTCATGGAGTGTGCCTTACTTTCATGCCCCTGCAGACACTACAGGTAATAACCCATCTTGGCATTCCTTTGACAATAACGCTACCAACTTACAAGACGGCAAACTTGTCGACTATACTATCACCACCATGAAAGAAATCAAGGAAAACAGGACCAAAGGGGACAACAGGCCATTCTTTCTTGCACTCGGTATTCATAAACCCCATCTTCCATTTTTCTGTGCTGAAAAGTATTTTGATATGTACCCACCAGCTGAGCAGATAGAGCCTCCAAAGAATACTGATGTTCCAAAAAACTTTCCACCAATCGCAAGAGGACTTTGTGCAATTAATAGGTTCAATGACACAAAAGAATTCTTTCCACATTTCAATAAATGTAAAACTGATGTTCAGGAATCATTTCACGGAAAAGACTGTCAAATTCCTCTTAACTACACTCGTGTGTTGAGAAGAGCCTACTACTCTTGTGTGAGTCAGACAGATGCACTGATTGGAGAGGTTATTAATGAAATGACATCACTCGGATTAGCTGATGACACGATTATTGTCTTATGGGGTGATCACGGTTGGCAACTGGGCGAACACAATCATTGGTGTAAAATGAGTAACTTCGAAGATGCTACACGAGTACCCTTCATGCTGAGGGTTCCTGGGGTCACGGACAAAGGCATGCGTACTAGCGCTCTGGTTGAACTCATTGACATATTCCCGACAATCACTGAGCTAGCTGGTATTAAGGTACCTCCAATGTGTCCTGTTGGAAACAAGCAAcctctggtgtgtgtggaggggactAGTCTAACCCCTCTGCTCCAGAACCCCAACATGGACTTCAAGAAAGCAGCCTTCTCACAATTCCCACGACCATATTATGGGATGAGTGTGATACCAGATGAACCTGTTTTTGACTCTGAGAGTGAAGAGAATGTGATGGGTTACTCCATTCGAGTGGATCAGTATCGTTTCACAGAATGGTATCGTTTCAATCACATAACAGCAACTCCAAATTTTACAGATATTTGGGGGACTGAACTTTATAACCACACGGAGCCGACAATGTCCTTCAACGATGAGAACGAGAACATGGCCGGTGATTCAGACAAGCAAGACTTGGTCGAGTCTCTCCGAAAAATACTACAAGCTGGTTGGAGGGCAGCTATGCCTTGA